One stretch of Sandaracinaceae bacterium DNA includes these proteins:
- a CDS encoding TonB-dependent receptor, whose amino-acid sequence MPGRLSTPKILASFVLACALVGAGVGRVRAQAEGDDEEGFGAVAEVERALPSDNGLDATASGTRVDLRERSAAGETIVDVLPELPGAQLQSLGGLGAFSGLGLRGGDASQTEVVLDDLPIHDVDDGAFDFSLLPLDAFHAIEVYRGGAPARLNVAPMGGVVRLVPATVLGTRLVLRANAGSYRTGGGGLEVSLRRGNVEVFAVAGARGSRSDYPYLDDGNTRFDYTDDVRRRVRNAEVVDTSSFLHLRAVQGEWTLRAVLLTITRDAGVPGPLSAPSLQTEQTRSDVRGVLGLSRSFAGRADARLALQALMSGRRNRFDDTLGEFGVGAQDTDDHGRSWRTRGTLQLSPHPLLDTTLVLEASGYRYDPEDGLNAFAEPTSRREGVSGTLEANLHGGRHGRLWSLRPSVRVLGTFGHTRELRLGRIQTFTARDVLPTFRLGAAFSPLRGVSITASAFRGARLPSQLELFGDRGMVHANHALRPETGLGGDIGLLLQSGSDDLCVRFELRGHVRRDDDLIRARRTSQSQTIFENIDSARVAGLESSGELQLSEHLLVAGMFSFLHSRDALGNALPYRARTTGFLRVQLGTGELRSGVVGTLYADVRHQGRLYADGANLIAIPARAWLGVGARVAYRGLELALSLRDLRNRAGSDVLGYALPGRRVAVSAVYSKEWQ is encoded by the coding sequence ATGCCAGGACGCCTCTCCACCCCCAAGATTCTCGCGAGCTTCGTGCTGGCGTGCGCGCTCGTGGGCGCGGGGGTTGGCCGTGTGCGGGCTCAGGCGGAGGGGGATGACGAGGAGGGCTTCGGTGCGGTCGCCGAGGTGGAGCGCGCGCTGCCCTCGGACAACGGCCTCGACGCCACGGCGTCCGGGACCCGCGTGGACCTACGCGAGCGCAGCGCGGCCGGCGAGACGATCGTGGACGTGCTCCCGGAGCTGCCCGGCGCACAGCTGCAGAGCCTCGGGGGCCTCGGCGCCTTCTCGGGCCTCGGTCTGCGCGGCGGTGACGCGAGCCAGACGGAGGTGGTGCTGGACGACCTCCCGATCCACGACGTGGACGACGGCGCGTTCGACTTCTCGCTGCTCCCGCTGGACGCTTTCCACGCGATCGAGGTCTACCGCGGTGGCGCACCGGCACGCCTCAACGTGGCACCCATGGGGGGCGTGGTGCGCTTGGTCCCCGCGACGGTGCTCGGGACTCGGCTCGTGCTGCGCGCGAACGCCGGCAGCTATCGCACGGGCGGCGGCGGGCTGGAAGTCAGCCTGCGGCGCGGGAACGTGGAGGTCTTCGCCGTGGCGGGGGCGCGCGGCTCGCGCTCCGACTACCCGTACCTGGACGACGGCAACACGCGCTTCGACTACACGGACGATGTGCGTCGCCGCGTGCGCAACGCCGAGGTGGTGGACACCTCGTCGTTCCTGCATCTGCGAGCGGTCCAAGGCGAGTGGACGCTGCGCGCGGTGCTGCTCACCATCACGCGCGACGCGGGGGTACCCGGGCCGCTCTCCGCGCCATCGCTGCAGACCGAGCAGACGCGCAGCGACGTGCGTGGCGTGCTCGGGCTCTCACGCTCGTTCGCGGGCCGCGCCGACGCGCGCCTGGCGCTCCAAGCGCTAATGAGCGGGCGTCGCAACCGCTTCGACGACACGCTCGGGGAGTTCGGTGTTGGCGCGCAGGACACCGACGACCACGGGCGAAGCTGGCGTACGCGCGGGACGCTCCAGCTGTCGCCGCACCCGCTGCTCGACACCACACTGGTGCTGGAGGCGTCTGGCTACCGCTACGACCCCGAGGACGGGCTCAACGCCTTCGCGGAGCCCACGTCGCGGCGTGAGGGGGTCTCCGGGACTCTCGAGGCCAACCTGCACGGAGGCCGGCACGGGCGGCTCTGGTCGCTGCGCCCTTCGGTCCGGGTGCTGGGCACGTTCGGGCATACGCGTGAGCTGCGCCTCGGTCGCATCCAGACGTTCACCGCGCGCGACGTGCTCCCGACCTTTCGCTTGGGGGCAGCGTTCAGCCCTTTGCGCGGGGTGTCGATCACGGCGTCGGCGTTCCGTGGGGCGCGGCTGCCCAGCCAGCTCGAGCTGTTCGGCGATCGTGGCATGGTGCACGCCAACCACGCGCTGCGCCCCGAGACGGGCCTCGGCGGAGACATCGGGCTGCTCCTGCAGTCGGGTAGCGACGACCTCTGCGTGCGCTTCGAACTCCGCGGGCACGTGCGTCGTGACGACGACCTGATCCGCGCGCGGCGCACGAGCCAGTCGCAGACCATCTTCGAGAACATCGACTCCGCGCGGGTGGCCGGCCTCGAGTCCAGCGGCGAGCTGCAGCTGAGCGAGCACCTGCTGGTGGCGGGCATGTTCTCGTTCTTGCACTCACGCGATGCGCTCGGGAACGCGCTTCCCTACCGCGCGCGCACCACGGGCTTCCTGCGCGTGCAGCTCGGCACTGGCGAGCTTCGCTCGGGGGTGGTCGGCACGCTCTACGCCGACGTGCGCCATCAGGGCCGGCTGTACGCCGACGGAGCAAACCTGATTGCGATCCCCGCGCGGGCGTGGCTGGGGGTGGGCGCGCGTGTCGCCTATCGCGGCCTCGAGCTCGCCCTCTCGCTCCGCGACCTGCGCAACCGCGCGGGCTCGGATGTTCTCGGCTATGCGCTCCCCGGACGTCGTGTCGCGGTGAGCGCGGTCTACTCAAAGGAATGGCAATGA
- a CDS encoding VOC family protein: MSARPFKVLGIQQIAVGGPDKSALRKLWVDTLGLTLHGNFQSEKENVDEDIAVLGSGPFKVEVDLMQPIDPEKKPRVDQPALNHIGLWVDDIHVAVEWLTAEGMRFTPGGIRKGAAGYDVCFIHPKGNEATPLSGEGVLIELVQAPPEVVEAFSKLA; the protein is encoded by the coding sequence GTGAGCGCACGTCCCTTCAAGGTCCTTGGTATCCAGCAGATTGCCGTGGGCGGTCCCGACAAGTCCGCGCTGCGCAAGCTGTGGGTGGACACCCTGGGTCTCACGCTCCACGGCAACTTCCAGAGCGAGAAGGAGAACGTGGACGAGGACATCGCCGTGCTGGGCAGCGGGCCCTTCAAGGTGGAAGTAGACCTGATGCAGCCCATCGACCCCGAGAAGAAGCCGCGCGTGGACCAGCCGGCGCTCAACCACATTGGCCTCTGGGTGGACGACATCCACGTGGCGGTGGAGTGGCTGACGGCGGAGGGAATGCGCTTCACGCCGGGTGGCATCCGCAAGGGCGCGGCGGGCTACGACGTGTGCTTCATCCACCCGAAGGGCAACGAGGCCACGCCGCTGAGCGGGGAGGGCGTGCTCATCGAGCTGGTGCAGGCGCCGCCCGAGGTGGTGGAGGCGTTCTCGAAATTGGCGTAG
- a CDS encoding M23 family metallopeptidase: MLTSPPSRRPRASLTRRMPSALLLALAASLAVGSTAGAAPDLISSLPEPLDPVHARFPVKLALPRLVLTGSALEPAVAPVEGGRVASGFGYRRARLRRRRQFHAGLDFNAERGAAVLAARRGIVLNVASDAERLHGFLGYGNAVVVYHPESDDFSFYAHLDEVLVEVGQALAAGQKLGRVGNSNNGKFRGMYPHLHFEVRQRGRDGRAPFPGPYRDNAIDPLAWLVEHGMERP; this comes from the coding sequence GTGCTGACTTCCCCCCCCAGCCGCCGGCCCCGGGCCAGCCTCACCCGACGCATGCCCAGCGCGCTCTTGTTGGCGCTCGCGGCTTCGCTCGCAGTAGGTAGCACCGCGGGGGCAGCGCCCGACCTCATCTCCTCGCTGCCCGAGCCGCTGGACCCGGTGCACGCGCGCTTTCCCGTGAAGCTGGCGCTGCCGCGCTTGGTGCTGACGGGCTCCGCGCTCGAGCCGGCGGTGGCTCCCGTAGAGGGCGGCCGCGTGGCCAGCGGCTTCGGCTACCGACGGGCGCGCCTGAGACGGCGACGACAGTTCCACGCGGGGCTCGACTTCAACGCCGAGCGCGGGGCGGCGGTGCTCGCGGCGAGGCGCGGCATCGTGCTGAACGTGGCGTCGGACGCCGAGCGTCTGCACGGGTTCCTGGGCTATGGGAACGCCGTGGTCGTCTACCACCCCGAGAGCGACGACTTCAGCTTCTACGCTCACCTCGACGAGGTGCTGGTGGAGGTGGGACAGGCGCTCGCGGCAGGCCAGAAGCTGGGCCGCGTGGGCAACTCGAACAACGGCAAGTTCCGGGGCATGTACCCACACCTGCACTTCGAGGTGCGGCAGCGCGGAAGGGATGGCCGCGCGCCGTTCCCAGGGCCCTACCGCGACAACGCCATCGACCCGCTGGCGTGGCTGGTGGAGCACGGCATGGAGCGGCCCTGA